One genomic window of Alphaproteobacteria bacterium includes the following:
- a CDS encoding MucR family transcriptional regulator, with protein MSEHQPIRLELLSLTAEIVAAHTSNNTVALTDLPTVIQQIFITLSNLSTDGVQGGLTTRPKPAVPINKSITDEYIVCLEDGKKLQMLKRHLKTVYNLSVEQYRERWGLPSDYPVVAPNYAKRRSEIAKSSGLGMSRHRRKKLKVVESVDNISQVA; from the coding sequence ATGTCAGAACACCAACCTATTCGACTCGAACTACTAAGTTTAACTGCTGAGATTGTTGCGGCCCATACATCTAATAACACAGTAGCTCTTACAGATTTACCAACCGTGATTCAACAAATTTTCATCACACTGTCTAATTTAAGCACAGATGGTGTCCAAGGCGGGCTAACAACACGTCCAAAACCAGCTGTTCCTATTAATAAATCAATTACAGATGAGTACATTGTTTGTCTTGAAGATGGTAAGAAGCTTCAAATGCTAAAGCGCCACTTGAAAACAGTATACAATCTATCTGTTGAACAATATCGTGAACGCTGGGGTCTTCCTTCAGATTATCCAGTTGTTGCACCAAACTATGCGAAGCGTCGTAGTGAAATTGCCAAATCAAGCGGTTTGGGAATGTCACGTCATCGTCGCAAGAAATTAAAGGTTGTTGAGAGCGTTGATAACATCTCACAAGTTGCATAA
- a CDS encoding DUF2062 domain-containing protein, protein MIHRFKRKLPSLKTLKQSKSLRKIKHRIERQELFHFNRHAVAGGVAIGLLINFLPLPFQMFWAALLAVFFSVNLPIAVALTWINNPFTAIAINYFMYKVGLMILSQPSQINSYPTFSWQQETFSAFFKDLMIWVGSLGKPYFVGVMVVSIGAALLGYCLTHILWGLKSIVTTKKVKRKAFASNKRR, encoded by the coding sequence ATGATACATCGCTTCAAAAGGAAGCTTCCCAGCCTGAAGACACTCAAGCAGAGCAAATCCTTAAGAAAAATTAAGCATCGAATTGAACGACAAGAATTGTTTCACTTCAATCGGCATGCTGTTGCTGGTGGCGTCGCGATTGGGTTGCTTATTAACTTTCTCCCCTTACCCTTTCAAATGTTTTGGGCAGCCCTTCTTGCCGTTTTCTTTTCGGTAAATCTGCCCATCGCTGTCGCGTTGACTTGGATCAATAATCCTTTCACGGCTATTGCCATCAATTACTTTATGTATAAAGTGGGCTTAATGATCTTATCCCAGCCCTCTCAAATCAATTCTTATCCTACATTTTCATGGCAACAAGAAACCTTCTCCGCTTTCTTCAAAGACTTGATGATCTGGGTAGGTTCCCTTGGAAAACCCTATTTTGTTGGTGTTATGGTGGTATCTATTGGAGCAGCCTTACTGGGTTATTGCCTCACCCATATTCTTTGGGGGCTTAAGTCTATCGTCACCACAAAGAAAGTAAAACGTAAGGCATTTGCCTCAAATAAAAGAAGGTAG
- the rimI gene encoding ribosomal protein S18-alanine N-acetyltransferase, with translation MFSIVPLSTEDGGKLEAIHATCFPDAWDRATFDQLLKEKTTCGWMAMAPNHTPVGFILARGLGEEGEILTFAVCPSSQRGGVGKHLLKELVGFLTSVGVQKIFLEVAQDNEAAIALYKSLKFTTVGTRRNYYQRADHTSVDAAVLAYINE, from the coding sequence ATGTTCTCTATAGTTCCTTTATCGACAGAAGATGGTGGCAAATTAGAAGCGATTCATGCCACCTGCTTTCCGGATGCTTGGGACCGCGCAACCTTCGATCAGCTTTTGAAAGAGAAAACGACCTGCGGATGGATGGCTATGGCTCCTAACCACACCCCGGTTGGATTCATTTTGGCAAGAGGTTTAGGCGAAGAGGGGGAGATCCTCACATTTGCTGTTTGCCCATCTTCTCAAAGAGGAGGGGTCGGAAAGCATTTATTGAAAGAATTGGTCGGCTTTTTAACGTCTGTCGGGGTTCAGAAGATCTTCTTAGAAGTTGCCCAGGATAACGAAGCGGCGATAGCTTTGTACAAATCCCTTAAGTTTACCACCGTGGGAACACGTCGAAATTATTATCAACGCGCAGATCATACCTCTGTTGATGCTGCTGTGCTCGCTTACATAAATGAATAA
- the tsaB gene encoding tRNA (adenosine(37)-N6)-threonylcarbamoyltransferase complex dimerization subunit type 1 TsaB produces the protein MNTSLKDRHQSINILAFDTSGDEASLSVWARGTMRSLSLPFGTGSHSQAAQLLPSMKDLLNQASIDFQQLDVVATPRGPGSFTGIRLGLATAQGLLLSTKATSFAPTTFEILAFGAWREQLASYLVTIATKRDTFYVQGFDEMLNPLFPAIIKTEEEVQELLATKRDMQRIISLPTLSSHNLIHLYLHKLTTSQDPTLCITKELPALLAPYYLHNPEFVMQKLCSL, from the coding sequence ATGAATACATCACTTAAAGACAGGCATCAATCCATAAATATCCTCGCCTTTGATACATCTGGGGATGAGGCGTCCTTATCCGTTTGGGCGCGTGGGACTATGCGCAGTCTTTCTTTGCCTTTTGGAACAGGCTCCCACAGTCAAGCGGCGCAATTGTTGCCTTCTATGAAAGATTTGCTAAACCAAGCATCCATCGATTTTCAACAGCTTGATGTGGTTGCAACGCCCAGAGGGCCAGGATCATTTACAGGCATTCGCCTCGGGCTTGCAACGGCGCAAGGCTTGCTCTTATCCACGAAAGCCACAAGTTTTGCCCCGACAACTTTTGAGATACTTGCCTTTGGGGCCTGGAGGGAGCAACTTGCGTCTTATCTTGTTACGATCGCCACAAAGCGGGATACCTTTTATGTGCAAGGGTTTGATGAAATGTTGAATCCTCTATTTCCTGCTATCATAAAGACAGAAGAAGAGGTTCAAGAGCTATTGGCCACAAAGAGGGATATGCAACGAATTATCTCCCTTCCGACGTTGAGTTCACATAATTTGATTCATCTTTATTTGCATAAGCTGACCACAAGTCAAGATCCGACATTATGTATAACGAAAGAGTTGCCAGCACTTCTTGCTCCTTATTATTTACATAATCCTGAATTTGTGATGCAAAAGCTATGTTCTCTATAG
- the ddpX gene encoding D-alanyl-D-alanine dipeptidase: MDPDQNSQGLISPLVEITEASHNILLELRYATENNVTGKRIYHDHRCFLHKDALVLFERALILAQQQGLTFKIFDAYRPPEVQQALWDHSPDPNYVTPPEKGSPHTRGIAIDLNLVDANGQELDMGTPFDDFTIQSHHGAAGLSAKVCANRYLLLGIMMSAGWDLFQNEWWHYQLFKAREYPLI; this comes from the coding sequence ATGGATCCTGACCAAAATTCGCAAGGTCTTATCAGTCCCCTTGTTGAAATTACAGAAGCCTCCCATAATATTCTTCTTGAACTGCGTTATGCAACAGAAAACAACGTTACAGGTAAAAGAATTTACCATGATCACCGCTGTTTTCTTCACAAAGATGCGCTTGTGTTGTTTGAGAGAGCCCTCATCCTTGCCCAACAACAAGGGTTAACCTTCAAGATTTTTGATGCTTATCGCCCGCCAGAGGTGCAACAAGCCTTGTGGGATCATTCACCAGACCCTAATTATGTCACGCCTCCTGAAAAAGGCTCCCCCCACACCCGCGGTATTGCCATCGATCTGAACTTGGTGGATGCTAACGGCCAGGAGCTTGATATGGGAACCCCTTTTGATGACTTTACCATACAATCCCATCATGGCGCGGCCGGCCTGTCCGCGAAAGTCTGTGCCAACCGATATTTACTTCTCGGCATCATGATGAGCGCCGGTTGGGATTTATTTCAAAACGAATGGTGGCATTACCAACTCTTCAAAGCCCGTGAGTATCCGCTGATATAG
- the traD gene encoding conjugal transfer protein TraD: MATSERLKTIDSQINKLQSRKKKLEEKRKNQITTILNRCGANKMSDEVLAGAVLEAVRAFNQNDKRISTWQTEGSKILRPGRGKKKFI; encoded by the coding sequence ATGGCAACAAGTGAACGTCTTAAAACAATTGACAGTCAAATTAATAAGTTGCAATCCCGCAAAAAAAAGCTTGAAGAAAAAAGAAAAAATCAAATCACAACGATATTAAATCGATGTGGGGCTAATAAGATGTCGGACGAAGTACTCGCTGGTGCTGTATTAGAAGCTGTGAGAGCTTTTAATCAGAATGACAAGCGAATTTCAACATGGCAAACCGAAGGTTCTAAAATCTTGAGACCTGGGAGAGGTAAAAAGAAATTTATTTAA
- a CDS encoding sel1 repeat family protein, with amino-acid sequence MNNLKKFIGTTQSLLLIILLLVSMGLPTYASLHKGEYFIIHEKYEDAITTLEPFAAQNNPHALYLLSYIYLMPSSHHLNFQKGLALLEKAVSLNYAPAIDELAGLYLSGEGVEKNEEKALHYYLKGADAGYGPSQFNSGIMYKEGQGTATDPAKAYFYLCMASLNTSDLGDVTQDAAKYRDEVVPLLSPEVRQETLRQVNALTLPKESRREKS; translated from the coding sequence ATGAACAATTTGAAAAAATTTATTGGAACCACCCAATCCCTATTATTGATCATATTACTCTTAGTCAGTATGGGGCTTCCAACATATGCCTCTCTTCACAAAGGCGAATACTTTATCATTCATGAAAAGTATGAAGATGCAATTACAACTCTTGAACCTTTTGCTGCTCAAAACAACCCACATGCTTTATATCTTCTATCTTATATTTATCTTATGCCTTCAAGTCATCATCTAAACTTTCAAAAGGGATTGGCTCTTCTCGAAAAAGCTGTTTCTCTAAATTATGCGCCTGCGATAGACGAACTTGCCGGCCTTTACCTCAGTGGTGAAGGTGTTGAGAAAAATGAGGAGAAAGCTTTACATTATTACTTGAAAGGCGCTGATGCTGGGTATGGGCCTAGCCAATTTAACAGCGGAATTATGTACAAAGAAGGACAAGGAACAGCCACTGATCCTGCAAAAGCTTATTTCTATTTATGCATGGCGTCTCTGAACACTTCAGATTTAGGGGACGTTACCCAAGATGCCGCAAAATACAGGGATGAAGTTGTTCCCCTTCTTTCTCCGGAGGTGCGCCAGGAAACTCTCCGCCAGGTTAATGCACTCACCCTGCCAAAGGAATCAAGAAGGGAGAAGTCGTAA
- the ybgF gene encoding tol-pal system protein YbgF: MTLPIPLKSRLSLYSLLATCALISGFSLPIKAEDSTAAIGALSARIEDLENQLSGGAKTDDANPGSQVTGEDLRIMKEEMRTLHDDIKRLQMENADLRSDLASQKSAPAVEPHGEHRDVHRDDPHEEHRDAKPIKSRIEKDADQPFAAPSAVPLTDKDDETESVLKLLEQSAPSDDEHDGPLKKKQKKDIEEIRETATKHAEETAPTLSAGNAEAQYNEAFALYNSGAYKEAERAFSYFIKTYPKDPLVSKAMYWKAESCLKQSKHKEAKILFVNAYKKNPKGPKAPDCLLRLGEALALQGKKDDACTAWRKLQTDFPHITSEMKTELGALKKKYECQVKSEKAPAAASNS; this comes from the coding sequence ATGACTTTACCCATACCATTGAAATCAAGGCTCTCACTCTATTCTCTACTCGCGACTTGTGCCCTCATATCTGGATTTAGCCTTCCCATAAAAGCAGAGGATAGCACCGCTGCCATTGGAGCCCTGAGTGCTCGAATTGAGGATTTGGAAAACCAGTTGTCAGGCGGCGCAAAAACAGATGATGCCAACCCAGGTTCCCAAGTGACAGGCGAAGACTTAAGAATCATGAAAGAAGAAATGCGCACTCTTCATGATGATATTAAACGCCTCCAAATGGAGAACGCGGATTTGCGCTCGGATCTCGCGTCTCAGAAGTCAGCACCTGCTGTTGAGCCTCATGGTGAACACCGGGATGTGCACCGAGATGACCCCCATGAGGAACACCGTGATGCAAAACCTATCAAAAGTCGAATTGAAAAGGACGCTGACCAGCCCTTTGCAGCCCCCTCCGCGGTTCCTTTAACAGATAAAGATGATGAAACCGAGTCCGTCTTAAAGCTTCTTGAACAATCCGCCCCAAGTGACGATGAGCACGATGGTCCCCTAAAGAAGAAACAGAAAAAAGATATAGAGGAGATTCGAGAAACAGCGACGAAACATGCTGAAGAAACGGCGCCTACCCTTTCCGCTGGAAATGCAGAGGCTCAATATAATGAAGCGTTTGCGCTCTATAATAGTGGTGCTTATAAGGAAGCGGAACGTGCCTTTAGTTACTTTATTAAAACCTACCCAAAAGACCCATTGGTTTCAAAGGCAATGTATTGGAAAGCTGAGTCATGCTTGAAACAAAGCAAACATAAAGAGGCAAAAATTCTTTTTGTGAACGCCTATAAAAAGAATCCGAAGGGACCAAAAGCGCCGGACTGTTTATTGAGGCTTGGAGAAGCTCTTGCCTTACAAGGGAAAAAGGATGATGCCTGTACAGCCTGGCGGAAATTACAAACGGACTTCCCTCATATAACCAGTGAAATGAAAACAGAATTGGGAGCGTTAAAGAAGAAGTATGAGTGTCAGGTAAAATCTGAAAAAGCACCAGCAGCTGCCTCAAATTCTTAA
- the murJ gene encoding murein biosynthesis integral membrane protein MurJ, with protein sequence MRIIRAMATVGGFTGVSRIFGLIRESLMSHIIGASPITDAFLVAFKFPNFFRRIFAEGAFNASFVPQFSGQLASEGTESAKLLAERVMAVLGTTLILFVLFIVVATPWVMGVIAPGFSGDRLEMAITFTRITFPYILFISISALLSGVLNSLDRFAAAAAAPIILNIIMIGSMIIFSYADLVTGKALSWAVFLSGVLQLVWLYWAVWRTGFRLKIRLPRLTPEVRKVLRLMVPGAIGAGVMNINLLLDMVFASLLPAGSISFLHYADRLNQLPLSLFGVAMGTALLPSLSRQIRLGEFEKALVNQGIAVEVSLQLTIPAALGLVLLSYPIIDLIYGLEGDQVTATAAALAAFATGIPAYVFSKVFATGFFARQDTKTPVKIAVISIVCNLFLNLILMGPFSHVGLAMATSIAAWVNAGLLLLVLHRRGWFSLNRQIQITAMKVLISAAAMGGGLILARDRWLTTLPDSLLLQITAVLSIIICGMVIFGGMGQLTGAFNLTHIRQALRRN encoded by the coding sequence ATGCGCATTATCCGGGCCATGGCCACTGTCGGAGGATTTACCGGCGTCAGTCGTATTTTTGGGCTGATCCGGGAAAGTCTGATGTCGCATATTATCGGTGCAAGCCCCATTACGGACGCCTTTCTCGTTGCCTTTAAATTCCCTAATTTCTTTCGCCGCATCTTTGCGGAAGGAGCTTTTAACGCCTCCTTTGTCCCCCAATTTTCAGGACAACTTGCCAGTGAAGGTACTGAGTCTGCCAAACTTTTAGCCGAACGGGTGATGGCCGTTTTGGGCACAACGTTGATTTTGTTCGTGCTCTTTATTGTTGTGGCTACCCCTTGGGTCATGGGGGTCATAGCCCCTGGATTTTCGGGCGACCGCCTTGAAATGGCCATCACATTCACCCGAATCACTTTTCCGTATATTTTATTTATTTCCATATCCGCTCTTCTCAGTGGCGTATTGAATTCCCTAGACCGATTTGCTGCCGCTGCCGCTGCTCCCATCATCCTCAACATCATCATGATTGGGTCGATGATCATCTTTTCTTATGCGGACCTAGTCACTGGAAAGGCTTTATCTTGGGCTGTATTTTTGTCAGGTGTTTTGCAATTGGTTTGGCTCTATTGGGCAGTTTGGCGTACCGGATTTCGATTAAAAATTCGCCTGCCGCGCCTCACACCAGAGGTGCGAAAAGTCTTACGACTTATGGTTCCTGGGGCCATTGGCGCGGGCGTTATGAACATCAATTTACTGCTCGACATGGTGTTTGCCTCCCTTCTTCCCGCGGGCTCCATTTCCTTCCTTCATTATGCGGATCGGCTCAACCAACTTCCTCTGTCCCTCTTTGGTGTCGCCATGGGGACCGCGCTCCTGCCCTCTTTGTCCCGTCAGATTCGGCTTGGAGAATTTGAAAAAGCCCTTGTCAACCAAGGCATCGCCGTTGAAGTGTCCCTTCAACTAACGATACCGGCGGCCCTGGGGTTGGTCCTTCTCTCTTATCCAATTATTGATCTGATCTATGGTTTAGAAGGCGATCAAGTCACCGCAACAGCCGCGGCTCTTGCTGCATTTGCCACGGGTATTCCTGCGTATGTATTTAGCAAAGTTTTTGCAACCGGATTCTTCGCTCGCCAGGACACAAAGACACCCGTCAAAATTGCGGTCATCAGCATTGTTTGCAATCTCTTCCTCAACCTCATTCTCATGGGCCCCTTCTCTCATGTGGGCTTGGCGATGGCTACATCCATTGCCGCTTGGGTGAATGCGGGTCTTCTTCTCCTCGTTCTTCACCGCCGGGGGTGGTTTTCCCTCAACCGACAAATACAAATCACGGCCATGAAAGTTTTGATCTCAGCCGCAGCCATGGGCGGTGGGCTGATCCTCGCCCGTGATCGATGGCTCACCACCCTTCCCGATTCGCTTCTGCTGCAAATCACGGCTGTCCTAAGCATCATCATCTGCGGTATGGTTATTTTTGGTGGCATGGGACAATTGACGGGTGCGTTTAATCTGACCCATATTCGCCAGGCTTTACGACGTAATTAA
- the trpS gene encoding tryptophan--tRNA ligase — protein sequence MKRVLSGIRPTGDIHLGNYLGAIRNWVAMQQEMDENLFCIVDLHALTTLEDVKNLVGNTRIMAAAYIASGISPVTSHIFVQSHVPAHTELAWIFGCITPMGWLNRMTQYKEKAGNQRDTACLGLLAYPVLMAADVLIYKATHVPVGEDQKQHVELMRDIAGMFNREFNKEVFKLPEPLIFGAGTRIMSLRDGTSKMSKSDISEYSRINMMDDADTLSLKIRKAKTDADPLPDSAKALEGRPEATNLINIYAALINQTPDQVCQTFAGSTFSTFKKELSDLLIAQILPIGQEMQRLLKDKDELDKILAKGAAHASALAEIHMKEVHEVVGLLKPMGV from the coding sequence ATGAAACGGGTTCTTTCTGGCATTCGTCCCACAGGAGACATTCATTTAGGCAATTATCTCGGCGCTATCCGGAACTGGGTTGCCATGCAGCAGGAAATGGATGAGAACCTGTTTTGTATTGTGGACCTTCACGCTTTGACAACCCTCGAGGATGTTAAAAATCTCGTCGGGAATACCCGCATCATGGCCGCAGCCTACATTGCCAGCGGTATCAGTCCCGTGACATCTCATATTTTTGTGCAAAGTCATGTGCCCGCTCACACAGAGCTTGCGTGGATATTTGGCTGCATCACGCCCATGGGTTGGTTAAATCGGATGACTCAATATAAGGAGAAAGCCGGTAATCAACGAGATACCGCGTGTCTCGGGCTCCTCGCTTATCCTGTGCTCATGGCCGCCGATGTCCTTATATACAAAGCAACCCATGTGCCCGTTGGAGAAGATCAAAAGCAGCATGTTGAGCTGATGCGCGATATCGCTGGTATGTTCAATCGTGAGTTTAACAAAGAGGTATTTAAGCTGCCAGAGCCCCTCATTTTTGGCGCTGGAACACGCATCATGAGCCTTCGCGATGGCACCTCCAAAATGAGCAAATCGGATATTTCTGAGTACTCCCGCATCAATATGATGGATGATGCGGACACCCTGTCTTTAAAAATTCGCAAAGCCAAAACCGATGCAGATCCGCTCCCGGATTCTGCTAAGGCTCTTGAGGGACGCCCCGAAGCGACCAACCTCATTAATATCTATGCAGCTCTCATCAACCAAACGCCAGATCAAGTGTGTCAGACTTTTGCGGGGAGCACTTTCTCCACGTTCAAGAAAGAGTTGTCGGATTTACTAATCGCCCAAATTTTGCCCATTGGTCAAGAAATGCAGCGCCTCCTGAAAGATAAGGATGAGCTCGACAAGATCTTGG